In Halanaeroarchaeum sp. HSR-CO, one DNA window encodes the following:
- a CDS encoding YcaO-like family protein, producing the protein MTVGLVGDGPAVDVVEASLADVDVDVLTGGVDVVSSVELAVVVGLAGSEGFRRANDLALESAIPWIGVEIGGIGGVPVADVDATVSAFDPTGGCFECLHHRVHSGGVDPTGNPTADRSGVRVAGAYAGQLAVQAMSGADVAGTVIEVPYARRELLPVPHCRCAPDEEPAIDRSVLSRSLEESATRAERAIDDRIGIVSRIGEHDSFPAPYYLATLADTTRFSDASAPDRAAGVDSEWNRAFMKALGEALERYSAAVYRESDFVTGALADVDGVSPERFVRPDDATDPAPADELPWVDGIDLVADESVLLPAEFVHFPPPEEVYTTAITTGLGLGNDWTDAVLSGLYETVERDATMLGWYSTFEPLGLTVDDERFATLERRARAEDLSVTSLLMTQDVDVPVVTVVVQREDWPSFAVGSAANLDGATAASAALAEALQNWMELRNMGRDQATDAEGAIGRYADFPREVRSFTDVTGTLDIASVGSEESLSGEAELDALLDRIAAVDLDTYVATLTPRDVAEIGFDAVRVLVPGSQPLFVSTPFFGERARTVPRELGYEPRLDRPFHPYP; encoded by the coding sequence GTGACGGTCGGTCTCGTTGGCGATGGGCCGGCGGTCGACGTGGTCGAGGCCAGCCTCGCGGACGTCGATGTTGATGTCCTCACCGGGGGTGTGGACGTCGTCTCCTCGGTCGAACTGGCCGTGGTCGTCGGACTCGCGGGCAGTGAGGGGTTCCGACGGGCGAACGACCTCGCTCTCGAGTCGGCGATTCCATGGATCGGCGTCGAGATCGGTGGTATCGGCGGCGTCCCCGTGGCCGACGTCGACGCGACCGTGTCGGCGTTCGACCCCACCGGCGGTTGTTTCGAGTGTCTCCACCACCGGGTGCACTCCGGCGGTGTCGACCCGACCGGGAATCCCACGGCCGACCGGAGCGGTGTCCGGGTCGCCGGCGCGTACGCGGGGCAACTCGCCGTCCAGGCGATGTCGGGAGCGGACGTCGCCGGAACGGTCATCGAGGTCCCGTACGCCCGCCGCGAACTCCTGCCCGTCCCGCACTGTCGGTGTGCCCCGGACGAGGAACCGGCCATCGACCGCTCGGTCCTCTCGCGGTCGCTCGAGGAATCGGCCACCCGTGCGGAGCGAGCGATCGACGACCGGATCGGCATCGTCTCTCGGATCGGGGAACACGATTCGTTCCCCGCCCCGTACTACCTCGCCACCCTCGCCGATACCACGCGATTCTCGGACGCTTCGGCACCGGACCGCGCCGCTGGCGTCGATTCGGAGTGGAATCGGGCCTTCATGAAGGCACTCGGCGAGGCACTCGAACGGTACAGCGCGGCGGTCTATCGGGAATCTGACTTCGTGACGGGGGCCCTCGCGGACGTCGACGGCGTCTCGCCAGAGCGGTTCGTTCGCCCCGACGACGCGACTGACCCCGCCCCGGCCGACGAACTGCCCTGGGTCGACGGGATCGACCTCGTCGCGGACGAGTCCGTCCTGTTACCGGCGGAGTTCGTTCACTTCCCGCCGCCGGAGGAGGTGTACACCACCGCCATCACGACGGGACTGGGCCTCGGCAACGACTGGACCGACGCGGTCCTCTCGGGGCTGTACGAGACCGTCGAACGCGACGCGACGATGCTCGGATGGTACTCGACGTTCGAACCGCTCGGACTCACCGTCGACGACGAGCGATTCGCGACACTCGAACGGCGAGCGCGTGCCGAAGACCTGTCGGTCACCTCGCTGTTGATGACCCAGGACGTGGACGTTCCCGTCGTCACCGTCGTCGTGCAACGCGAAGACTGGCCGTCGTTCGCGGTCGGGTCGGCGGCGAATCTGGACGGCGCGACGGCCGCCAGCGCGGCGCTCGCGGAGGCCCTCCAGAACTGGATGGAACTGCGAAACATGGGGCGGGACCAGGCAACCGACGCCGAGGGGGCTATCGGCCGGTATGCGGACTTCCCCCGGGAGGTCAGGTCGTTCACCGACGTCACCGGAACCCTCGATATCGCCTCGGTCGGGAGCGAGGAGTCGCTGTCCGGCGAGGCCGAACTCGACGCCCTCCTCGACCGTATCGCAGCGGTCGATCTGGACACCTACGTGGCGACGCTTACGCCGCGTGACGTAGCGGAGATCGGCTTCGACGCCGTCCGCGTTCTGGTCCCGGGCTCACAGCCGCTGTTCGTCTCGACGCCCTTCTTCGGGGAGCGGGCCAGGACGGTTCCGCGAGAACTCGGGTACGAACCGAGACTCGACCGTCCGTTCCACCCGTACCCCTAG
- a CDS encoding Lrp/AsnC family transcriptional regulator, with protein sequence MSLDDTDRAILRELQRNARTPYSEIARRIDMSSATVHDRVKRLEEEGVIRGYHADVDPAAVGLDVEAVVGFRIEQGRSAETLARLEELEEVQEILLTTGEWDALVQLVTPDTEGLRELMFDRVPNIDGIVRSQTMVVLGHEYDATELPL encoded by the coding sequence ATGAGCCTCGATGACACCGACCGTGCCATCCTCCGGGAGCTCCAGCGGAACGCCAGGACGCCGTACAGCGAAATCGCCCGACGCATCGACATGTCCAGTGCCACCGTCCACGACCGGGTGAAGCGGCTGGAAGAGGAAGGCGTGATCCGCGGCTATCACGCGGACGTCGATCCGGCGGCGGTCGGCCTCGACGTCGAGGCGGTCGTCGGCTTCCGCATCGAACAGGGTCGATCCGCCGAGACGCTCGCCCGACTCGAGGAACTCGAGGAGGTCCAGGAGATCCTGTTGACCACCGGCGAGTGGGACGCGCTGGTCCAACTCGTCACGCCGGACACGGAGGGACTCCGCGAACTGATGTTCGACAGGGTACCGAATATCGACGGTATCGTGCGGTCGCAGACGATGGTCGTCCTCGGCCACGAATACGACGCCACGGAACTACCGCTGTGA
- a CDS encoding inositol monophosphatase → MRRTADRVATAERAARAGASVANEFFRTGIDVETKAGKTDVVTQADRDAQDRVIDVIREMFPGEPVVGEEGDELKSVPESGPAWIVDPIDGTANYVRGIQTWGTSVATVLDGETIAAANVFPALDDVYVADERETRLNDDPVRVSTRRDPETFTVVPTTWWPRDRRAEYGAAFRGIVETFGDARRYGCSQASLSMVASGQVEGVISNQRTNPWDTVAGVHMIRLAGGRVTNLEGERWRPTDSGLVASNDRAHETVLAAAREVAQRSTGD, encoded by the coding sequence ATGAGGAGGACCGCAGACCGGGTCGCGACCGCTGAACGAGCCGCACGGGCGGGCGCGAGCGTCGCGAACGAGTTCTTCCGCACGGGCATCGACGTGGAGACGAAGGCGGGAAAGACCGACGTCGTCACCCAGGCCGACCGAGATGCACAGGACCGCGTCATCGATGTCATCCGCGAGATGTTCCCCGGCGAACCGGTCGTCGGCGAAGAGGGCGACGAACTGAAATCCGTCCCCGAGTCGGGGCCGGCCTGGATCGTCGACCCGATAGACGGCACGGCGAACTACGTGCGCGGGATCCAGACGTGGGGAACGTCCGTCGCCACAGTGCTGGACGGGGAGACCATCGCCGCCGCGAACGTTTTCCCGGCGCTCGATGACGTCTACGTCGCCGACGAGCGCGAAACGCGACTCAACGATGATCCGGTTCGAGTGAGTACGCGGCGTGACCCGGAGACGTTCACGGTCGTCCCGACGACGTGGTGGCCGAGAGACCGGCGGGCCGAATACGGCGCTGCCTTCAGAGGAATCGTCGAGACGTTCGGGGACGCCCGTCGGTATGGTTGCTCACAGGCGAGTCTCTCGATGGTCGCGAGCGGACAGGTGGAGGGCGTCATCTCGAACCAGCGGACGAATCCCTGGGACACCGTCGCCGGCGTCCACATGATCCGGCTGGCCGGTGGGCGGGTCACGAACCTCGAGGGAGAGCGCTGGCGGCCGACCGACAGCGGTCTCGTCGCCTCGAACGACCGTGCTCACGAGACGGTGCTGGCTGCCGCCCGCGAGGTGGCCCAGCGTTCGACCGGCGACTGA
- a CDS encoding TFIIB-type zinc ribbon-containing protein has protein sequence MRIRGDRTCRDCGARWSYYETGSVTCPECGSIRSTGDGERTRHTDRSASLDLREPRSTAAEGDLETALDEAADACLDYVRKRGFVDEGSLRDLDEAYVHAQELRHAASLGVSRLELSDTERAYLLDLLGAEAGDRPSANSVPETFRAARGLGVATAVRDYRDDIRQWLAAAEDRPAARSLLESVAEHGKRIRALDGQVDPGQTAQLLAATRAVGTYCRTGAESDLEAARETLAAIS, from the coding sequence ATGCGTATCCGCGGTGACCGCACGTGCCGGGACTGTGGCGCCCGGTGGTCGTACTACGAGACGGGGAGCGTCACGTGTCCGGAGTGCGGGAGCATCCGGAGTACGGGCGACGGAGAGCGCACACGACACACCGACCGCTCGGCGTCCCTGGACCTGCGTGAACCACGCTCGACCGCCGCCGAGGGGGATCTGGAGACGGCCCTCGACGAGGCTGCCGACGCCTGTCTCGACTACGTCCGAAAGCGGGGATTCGTCGATGAGGGGTCGCTGCGCGATCTCGACGAAGCGTACGTCCACGCCCAGGAACTCCGCCACGCGGCCTCGCTGGGGGTGAGTCGGCTCGAACTGTCCGATACCGAACGGGCGTATCTGCTCGACCTCCTCGGGGCCGAGGCCGGTGACCGCCCATCCGCCAATTCGGTCCCGGAAACCTTCCGGGCGGCGAGGGGTCTCGGCGTCGCCACCGCGGTCCGGGACTACCGAGACGATATCCGACAGTGGCTCGCCGCGGCAGAAGATCGGCCCGCGGCCCGGTCGCTGCTCGAATCGGTCGCCGAACACGGGAAGCGGATCCGCGCCCTCGACGGCCAGGTGGATCCTGGGCAGACCGCCCAGCTACTCGCTGCAACACGGGCCGTGGGCACGTACTGCCGAACGGGTGCGGAATCCGATCTGGAGGCCGCACGGGAGACGCTCGCCGCAATTTCCTGA
- the folD gene encoding bifunctional methylenetetrahydrofolate dehydrogenase/methenyltetrahydrofolate cyclohydrolase FolD: protein MTTVIDGKAVAADVREQLANSVDTLRDADVTPTLATVLMSDDPASETYVSMKQRDCEEVGIEARDVRISADAPADELFETIEDLNADTDVDGILVQMPVPDHVDKQAVLRSIDPEKDVDGFHPENVGRLVAGDARYKPCTPHGIQKLFESIDLDPEGKDVVVVGRSDIVGKPMANLLIQKAEGGNATVTVCHSRTRDLAEKTRQADVVVAAAGVPELVDGSMLSEGAVVVDVGVNRVDADTEKGYELVGDVDYDSAAEKASAITPVPGGVGPMTRAMLLYNTVKAASRQEDVPVELP from the coding sequence ATGACCACTGTCATCGACGGGAAGGCCGTCGCCGCCGACGTCCGCGAACAACTGGCAAACAGCGTCGACACACTGCGTGACGCCGACGTGACGCCGACGCTGGCGACGGTTCTGATGAGCGACGACCCCGCGAGCGAGACGTACGTCTCGATGAAACAGCGCGACTGCGAAGAGGTCGGCATCGAGGCTCGTGACGTGCGCATCTCCGCGGACGCACCCGCCGACGAGTTGTTCGAGACCATCGAGGACCTCAATGCCGACACCGACGTCGACGGTATCCTCGTCCAGATGCCCGTCCCCGACCACGTCGACAAGCAAGCCGTCCTGCGGAGCATCGATCCGGAGAAGGACGTCGACGGGTTCCACCCGGAGAACGTCGGCCGACTGGTGGCCGGCGACGCCCGCTACAAGCCCTGCACGCCACACGGCATCCAGAAACTGTTCGAATCCATCGACCTCGACCCGGAGGGGAAAGACGTCGTCGTGGTCGGCCGCTCGGACATCGTGGGGAAACCGATGGCCAACCTGCTCATCCAGAAGGCCGAGGGCGGGAACGCGACCGTGACCGTCTGTCACTCCCGGACACGGGACCTCGCCGAGAAGACCCGCCAGGCCGACGTCGTCGTCGCCGCTGCCGGCGTTCCGGAACTCGTCGACGGCTCGATGCTCAGTGAAGGAGCGGTGGTCGTCGACGTCGGCGTCAACCGCGTCGACGCGGACACGGAGAAGGGCTACGAACTGGTGGGCGACGTGGACTACGACTCCGCGGCCGAGAAGGCCAGTGCCATCACCCCCGTTCCCGGCGGCGTCGGCCCGATGACCAGAGCGATGTTGCTCTACAACACCGTCAAGGCGGCCAGTCGCCAGGAAGACGTCCCCGTCGAGTTACCGTAG
- a CDS encoding PadR family transcriptional regulator translates to MYDLTGFQRDLLFVVAGLEEPHGLAIKEELEDYYESEIHHGRLYPNLDTLVDKGLIDKGQRDQRTNYYTVTRRGRREIDARRDWESQYVAIEE, encoded by the coding sequence ATGTACGACCTGACAGGGTTTCAGCGAGACCTCCTCTTCGTGGTCGCCGGGCTGGAGGAACCACACGGCCTCGCGATCAAGGAGGAACTCGAGGATTACTACGAATCGGAGATCCATCACGGCCGACTGTATCCGAACCTCGACACGCTCGTCGACAAGGGGCTCATCGACAAGGGACAACGCGACCAGCGAACGAACTACTACACCGTGACCCGTCGCGGTCGTCGCGAGATAGACGCACGTCGCGACTGGGAGTCCCAGTACGTCGCCATCGAGGAGTGA
- a CDS encoding alpha/beta hydrolase, whose product MRADQPHPEVQAILDQMERLDVPDLSTLSVEEARDLFETMASTGRYRDGEVDTEDREIAGPAGPIPVRIYRPDRDGPVPTTVFFHGGGFVVGTLDTHDATCRAIADLTGTVVVSVDYRLAPEHPFPAAVHDAYATTEWAAATATDLGGTDEVIVAGGSAGGTLSAVVSLLARDRGGPEIDYQILFYPATSAGTDWDSLTDPETGRFLSGDEMEWFGEQYLTDPLHGANPYAFPLAACSHENLPPATVVTAGFDPLHDEGVAYADALESAGVPVVHREEGAMVHGFVGMIGHVQRATAVIAAVGTDLERALS is encoded by the coding sequence ATGCGCGCCGACCAGCCCCATCCCGAGGTCCAGGCCATTCTCGACCAGATGGAACGCCTGGACGTCCCGGACCTCTCGACGCTCTCGGTCGAGGAGGCTCGGGATCTGTTCGAGACGATGGCTTCGACCGGTCGCTATCGGGACGGCGAGGTCGACACCGAGGACCGCGAGATTGCCGGGCCCGCGGGTCCGATCCCCGTCCGAATCTACAGACCGGACCGCGACGGACCGGTCCCGACGACAGTGTTCTTCCACGGTGGCGGGTTCGTGGTCGGAACGCTGGATACCCACGACGCGACCTGCCGGGCCATCGCCGACCTGACGGGCACCGTCGTCGTATCGGTGGACTACCGCCTGGCACCCGAACATCCGTTCCCGGCAGCGGTCCACGATGCGTACGCCACAACCGAGTGGGCAGCAGCTACCGCGACCGACCTCGGCGGGACCGACGAGGTGATCGTCGCCGGGGGGAGTGCCGGCGGAACCCTTTCAGCGGTCGTTTCGTTGCTCGCCCGGGACCGCGGTGGCCCCGAGATCGACTATCAGATACTGTTCTATCCCGCGACGAGCGCTGGGACCGACTGGGATTCGCTCACAGACCCGGAGACCGGTCGCTTCCTCTCCGGAGACGAGATGGAGTGGTTCGGCGAGCAGTACCTCACCGACCCGCTGCACGGGGCCAACCCCTACGCGTTCCCGCTTGCTGCCTGCTCACACGAGAACCTGCCGCCGGCGACGGTAGTAACCGCGGGGTTCGACCCCCTCCACGACGAAGGGGTCGCGTACGCCGACGCGCTCGAATCGGCTGGCGTCCCGGTCGTCCATCGGGAGGAAGGGGCCATGGTCCACGGATTCGTCGGAATGATCGGCCACGTACAGCGAGCGACGGCCGTGATTGCGGCCGTGGGTACAGACCTGGAACGGGCGCTATCGTAG
- a CDS encoding DUF63 family protein codes for MFPETSTERAWTAAVVVIVVGLVGGSLLFPDLVYGSFIWQYFWGPVYADAFNAACAAWNGGSPQLYASSSACEAAGGPTAYPGYTLVSEVGYALTLIFSLVGVVFLLRRLELGEKISFIYPLIPFMLFGGALRVVEDAMDAVPEGVEPAIQYPWNTLLISPLIYFTVFFITVGALLLSVWAHRRGLTETLEWPLAGLGTALLVGSLGYLVFLSVSTTYVYFHPIFTVLTMGGAFAIAIGLWIPIRRRLPWMASGTPLLGGVILWAHSVDGVSNVLALDWGQELGLPNDLVPKHPVNRGIIDIAESVLPESVASVIGTAWPFLLVKIVAALVVIALFDEEMFEEDPRFTVLLLIAVIAVGLGPGTRDMLRATFGI; via the coding sequence ATGTTCCCCGAAACGTCAACGGAGCGAGCCTGGACCGCGGCGGTGGTCGTCATCGTCGTCGGCCTCGTCGGCGGGTCGCTCCTGTTCCCGGACCTCGTCTACGGCAGCTTCATCTGGCAGTACTTCTGGGGACCGGTCTACGCCGACGCCTTCAACGCCGCCTGTGCGGCCTGGAACGGTGGTTCGCCACAGCTGTACGCCTCGAGTTCGGCCTGCGAGGCAGCCGGCGGTCCGACCGCCTATCCCGGATACACGCTCGTCTCCGAGGTGGGCTACGCCCTCACCCTCATCTTCTCGCTCGTCGGCGTCGTCTTCCTCCTCCGCCGCCTGGAACTCGGTGAGAAGATCTCGTTCATCTACCCGCTCATCCCGTTCATGCTGTTCGGTGGCGCACTCCGGGTCGTCGAGGACGCGATGGACGCCGTCCCCGAGGGGGTCGAGCCAGCCATCCAATACCCGTGGAACACGCTCCTCATCAGTCCGCTCATCTACTTTACCGTCTTCTTCATCACGGTCGGCGCCCTCCTCCTGAGCGTCTGGGCCCATCGACGGGGCCTGACGGAAACGCTCGAGTGGCCGCTGGCTGGGCTCGGCACGGCGTTGCTGGTCGGGTCGCTCGGCTACCTCGTCTTCCTGTCCGTGAGTACCACCTACGTGTACTTCCACCCGATATTCACCGTCCTCACGATGGGCGGGGCCTTCGCCATCGCCATCGGGTTGTGGATACCGATCCGGCGGAGGCTCCCGTGGATGGCGTCCGGAACGCCGCTACTCGGTGGCGTCATCCTGTGGGCCCACTCCGTCGACGGCGTCTCCAACGTCCTCGCTCTCGATTGGGGACAGGAGCTCGGACTACCCAACGACCTGGTTCCCAAGCATCCGGTCAATCGGGGGATCATCGATATCGCCGAATCCGTCCTCCCGGAATCGGTAGCGTCCGTCATCGGCACGGCCTGGCCGTTCCTGCTGGTGAAAATCGTCGCCGCACTGGTCGTCATCGCGCTCTTCGACGAGGAGATGTTCGAGGAGGACCCACGGTTCACCGTGCTGTTGCTCATCGCGGTCATCGCCGTCGGCCTCGGCCCCGGAACCCGCGACATGCTCCGGGCGACGTTCGGAATCTAG
- the glyA gene encoding serine hydroxymethyltransferase, with product MDYQTVRAVDPDVADALDAEVDRQRETLSMIASENHVSEAVLNAQGSVLTNKYAEGYPDKRYYAGCENADAVEELAIERAKELWGAEHVNVQPHSGSQANMAVYFAVLQPGDKILSLDLTHGGHLSHGHPANFAGKFYEVEQYEVDAETGRIDYDEVQELAEQFDPDMVVSGYSAYPREVEWDQIQAAADAADAYHMADIAHITGLVAAGVHPSPVGIADFVTGSTHKTIRAGRGGIVMTDEEFADDVDSAVFPGAQGGPLMHNIAGKAVGFGEALQPEFTEYAEQVVANAKAIGDRLQEHGFGLVSGGTDTHLVLVDLRESHPDVSGGDAEAALEAVGIVLNANTVPGETRSAFDPSGIRIGTPALTARGFDEEAMETVADLIARVVDNVEDEAVLAEVAAEVDSLTDAHPLYE from the coding sequence ATGGACTACCAGACGGTACGAGCGGTCGACCCCGACGTCGCCGATGCACTCGATGCGGAAGTGGACCGCCAGCGCGAGACGCTCTCCATGATCGCCAGCGAGAATCACGTGAGCGAAGCGGTCCTGAACGCACAGGGCTCCGTGCTCACCAACAAGTACGCCGAGGGCTATCCCGACAAGCGCTATTACGCGGGCTGTGAGAACGCGGACGCCGTCGAGGAACTCGCCATCGAGCGGGCGAAGGAACTCTGGGGAGCCGAACACGTCAACGTCCAACCCCACAGCGGGTCGCAGGCCAACATGGCCGTCTACTTCGCCGTGCTCCAGCCGGGCGATAAGATCCTCTCGCTCGACCTGACCCATGGCGGCCACCTGAGCCACGGCCACCCCGCGAACTTCGCGGGCAAGTTCTACGAGGTCGAACAGTACGAGGTCGACGCCGAAACCGGACGCATCGACTACGACGAGGTCCAGGAGTTAGCAGAGCAATTCGACCCGGACATGGTCGTTTCGGGCTATTCGGCGTATCCACGCGAGGTGGAGTGGGACCAAATCCAGGCGGCCGCGGACGCGGCCGACGCGTACCACATGGCCGACATCGCGCACATCACCGGCCTGGTGGCGGCGGGCGTCCACCCCTCGCCGGTCGGCATCGCCGATTTCGTCACCGGGTCGACGCACAAGACCATCCGCGCGGGTCGCGGTGGCATCGTCATGACGGACGAGGAGTTCGCCGACGACGTCGACAGTGCGGTGTTCCCGGGTGCCCAGGGCGGCCCCCTGATGCACAACATCGCCGGCAAAGCTGTGGGGTTCGGCGAGGCGCTCCAGCCCGAGTTCACCGAGTACGCCGAACAGGTCGTCGCCAACGCGAAGGCCATCGGCGACCGACTCCAGGAACACGGCTTCGGGCTGGTCTCCGGTGGGACCGATACCCATCTCGTGCTCGTCGACCTCCGAGAGAGCCACCCGGACGTCTCCGGCGGAGATGCGGAGGCGGCCCTCGAGGCGGTGGGCATCGTCCTCAACGCGAACACGGTCCCGGGCGAGACGCGCTCCGCATTCGACCCCAGCGGTATCAGGATCGGGACGCCAGCGCTCACCGCCCGCGGCTTCGACGAGGAAGCGATGGAGACGGTCGCCGACCTCATCGCCCGCGTGGTCGACAACGTGGAGGACGAGGCCGTCCTCGCCGAAGTCGCAGCCGAGGTCGATTCGTTGACCGACGCCCATCCCCTCTACGAATAA
- a CDS encoding DUF1028 domain-containing protein, producing the protein MQPRPATFSIVARDPDQEAVGIAVQSKFVSVGSVVPVAAADAGAIATQSFANVAYGPKGLDLLRDGYEASTVVERLIQADEEAPSRQLGIVSEDGSVAAFTGEECFEHASDRQGENYTVQGNILEGRETIDAMAETFEETAGGLPERLLAALHAGNDAGGDKRGEQSAAMYVAKPDGGYDGKNDRWIDVRVDDHEHPIDELERVFRIYDVTLLERETPDSTAELQGDTAEAVLETLASLALYDGTPTGTVGESEREALEAFRGMNNFENHSLEVIEDALARGWDEAEGEGEEKLVNAIWHGLSRLERR; encoded by the coding sequence ATGCAACCCAGACCAGCGACGTTCTCGATCGTCGCCCGCGACCCGGACCAGGAGGCGGTGGGAATCGCCGTCCAGTCGAAGTTCGTCAGCGTGGGCTCGGTCGTCCCGGTCGCGGCGGCCGACGCCGGGGCCATCGCGACCCAGAGTTTCGCCAACGTGGCTTACGGCCCGAAGGGGCTCGATCTACTTCGCGACGGGTACGAGGCGAGCACCGTCGTCGAGCGCCTCATCCAGGCCGACGAGGAGGCACCGAGTCGTCAGCTGGGCATCGTGAGCGAAGACGGATCGGTAGCGGCGTTCACCGGCGAGGAGTGTTTCGAGCACGCGAGCGATCGGCAGGGCGAGAACTACACCGTGCAGGGGAACATCCTCGAAGGCCGCGAGACCATCGACGCGATGGCCGAGACCTTCGAGGAGACGGCGGGCGGACTTCCGGAGCGATTGCTCGCCGCCCTGCACGCTGGCAACGACGCGGGCGGAGACAAACGTGGCGAGCAGAGCGCGGCGATGTACGTCGCGAAACCCGACGGTGGCTACGACGGGAAGAACGACCGGTGGATCGACGTCCGGGTCGACGACCACGAACACCCCATCGACGAACTCGAGCGGGTCTTTCGCATCTACGACGTGACCCTCCTGGAACGCGAAACACCCGATTCCACCGCCGAACTGCAGGGCGATACTGCCGAAGCCGTCCTCGAGACGCTTGCATCGCTGGCGCTGTACGACGGGACGCCGACTGGAACGGTGGGCGAGTCGGAGCGGGAGGCCCTCGAGGCCTTCCGGGGGATGAACAACTTCGAGAACCACTCCCTCGAGGTCATCGAGGACGCCCTCGCACGTGGCTGGGACGAGGCCGAGGGGGAAGGCGAAGAGAAACTCGTGAACGCCATCTGGCACGGTCTCTCCCGACTCGAACGGCGGTAA
- a CDS encoding amphi-Trp domain-containing protein: MPEEVLFVTESRQSRSDVAEYLRAVADRLEAGDSVSLTSGENSITLDPPETVEFEVKAERETGDGAPELSVEFELEWNENGETADESLDIS; encoded by the coding sequence ATGCCAGAAGAAGTGCTGTTCGTCACGGAGTCTCGACAATCGCGATCCGACGTCGCGGAGTACCTCCGCGCAGTAGCCGACAGACTCGAGGCAGGCGATTCGGTCTCGCTCACGAGCGGCGAGAATTCGATCACCCTCGACCCACCGGAGACCGTCGAGTTCGAGGTCAAGGCCGAACGGGAAACCGGCGATGGCGCCCCCGAACTGAGCGTGGAGTTCGAACTCGAGTGGAACGAGAACGGCGAGACGGCGGACGAGTCCCTCGACATCTCGTAA
- the tbsP gene encoding transcriptional regulator TbsP, whose amino-acid sequence MTSTFLGTAVADILDAVLADDPDYLYVVNPSPHVFERLTEAAVAVEADLPAIRILGEVEMLKGSVADFLVASTVADLVAAEVLSVRTLSSSAFGSTILSEDRAVSLIEAGDVVGGLSTTDAEFVATTVEATEAAWENAGSFSVRTPAISRVLETLEEAIGVEVREDFQATLDTLETVRGEDGDLDEVTISLLVAAKNGVLLYDISKWGEDVGIASKATFSRTKTRLEDVGLIDTEKVPIDVGRPRLRLRLAGGLDAADDPATIVETAVDHLSENP is encoded by the coding sequence ATGACCTCCACGTTTCTGGGTACCGCGGTCGCCGACATCCTCGATGCGGTACTCGCCGACGACCCCGATTACCTCTACGTCGTCAACCCCTCTCCACACGTGTTCGAACGGCTCACGGAGGCGGCCGTCGCCGTCGAGGCGGACCTGCCAGCGATTCGAATCCTCGGCGAGGTAGAGATGCTGAAGGGGAGCGTCGCCGACTTCCTCGTCGCGAGTACGGTCGCAGACCTCGTCGCTGCAGAGGTGCTGTCGGTCCGAACGCTCTCGTCGTCGGCGTTCGGTTCCACCATCCTCTCCGAGGACAGGGCCGTCTCGCTGATCGAAGCCGGCGATGTGGTGGGTGGCCTCTCGACGACCGATGCCGAGTTCGTCGCCACGACCGTCGAAGCTACCGAGGCGGCGTGGGAAAACGCGGGGTCGTTCTCGGTGCGAACCCCGGCCATCTCGCGGGTACTCGAGACGCTCGAGGAGGCTATCGGTGTCGAGGTACGCGAGGATTTCCAGGCGACACTCGACACGCTCGAGACGGTACGGGGCGAGGACGGCGACCTCGACGAGGTGACGATCAGTCTGCTTGTCGCGGCGAAAAACGGCGTGCTCCTGTACGACATCAGCAAGTGGGGCGAGGACGTGGGCATCGCGAGCAAGGCGACGTTCTCGCGGACCAAGACGCGCCTCGAGGACGTCGGCCTCATCGACACCGAGAAGGTCCCTATCGACGTCGGTCGCCCCAGACTCCGCCTCCGTCTCGCCGGCGGTCTCGACGCAGCCGACGACCCTGCAACGATCGTCGAGACCGCCGTCGACCACCTCTCCGAGAACCCCTGA